A region of the Microbulbifer pacificus genome:
CATCGGGATGCCGCCCAGTACCGGAATGAGATCATTCTCCAGCAGGGCTTTGGAGCGTGTTTTGTGGGAAGCGGACTTGTCCGCGAGGTGCATCTCGGCCCACTCGCGCGCCACCGCCTCGAAGGTCTCATTGCTATTGAGATAGGCGGTGGCCTTGAGGACCTTGCGCTCGATGGCGGGGTCAACCCCCTGCGCGAGTTTGGAATGGGCTTCAATGACAAGGTGACGCGCGTCGGCCAGACTCACCCGGGGAAAGCGTCCCAGGGTCAGCGTTTTGCGCTTGCCGCCGTAGCGGTAATCCAGACGCCAGCTACGCCCACCGGAAGACAGCACATACAGATAAAGCCCGGCACCATCGGCGAGCTTGTAGTCCCGGTCACGCGGCTTGGCTTTTTGCACGGCGGTGACGGTTAATTTGCCCATGCTCGCACCCCCGCATAACACAGGGTGACGGTATGCAAACGGAGAATGGGGCAAATACCGCTAGAAATACCGTAAAAGCGCTGGGCTTCGGTGGGTTTGGATGGGACGGGATGGGAGAGATACCGCGAACTGATTGTAAGAAAATCAATCAGTTCGCGACAGAATGCCCCGAAATGGGACTGAATAATGGTCGGAGTAGCCAGATTTGAACTGACGACCCCCACACCCCCAGTGTGGTGCGCTACCAGGCTGCGCTATACTCCGACAGGTCTAAACCAAGCTGCGTGAAAATCACCTAAGTGCTTGATTTATAAGGGGACATCGCTTGGCGATGAGGCGCAAATCATACCGAAGTACCGAGGGATTGCAAGTCCGATTTTCGCCTTTTTTGAATCATGCGTCAGCCGCCAACAATTCAAGCACACCCTCCAGCTCGGCGATCATCTGCGGGATGACCTGCTGCAGGTGTACGGTCTGCACTTTCTCGGAATTCCCGGTTTCCATCTGCAAACGGGCGCCACCAATGGTGTAGCCCTCTTCGTAGAGGAGTGCGCGGATCTGCCGGATCAGGATGACGTCCTGATGCTGATAATACCGACGGTTGCCGCGGCGCTTTACCGGGCTGAGTTGCGGGAATTCCTGCTCCCAGTAGCGCAGTACATGCGGTTTGACGGCGCACAGCTCGCTGACCTCACCAATGGTGAAATAGCGTTTCCCCGGGATGACGGGGAGTTCGCTGTTATGACTCGCTTCCAGCATCTTCTTCTACTCTTGCCTTGAGTTTTTGGCCGGGCTTGAAGGTAACCACCCTTCTTGCGGATATGGGAATTTCTTCGCCAGTTTTGGGGTTACGCCCCGGGCGCTGGCTTTTATCGCGCAGGTCAAAATTGCCAAACCCTGACAGTTTGACCTGCTCGTTATTTTCAAGGGCGTTGCGGATTTCCTCGAAGAAAAACTCGACGATCTCTTTGGCTTCGCGCTTGTTGAAACCCAGCTCTTCGTACAACTTCTCGGCGAGCCCGGCTTTGGTCAGTGCCTCTGTCATTGGTATCTACCCAACAGATTCAGAGGCGTCGACTCCCGGTTTTTAAGCCTGGTACCGCATTGGCTTGTAACCCAGAGGCAGACGCTCTCGGGATACGCTCGTCAGCTTGCGTATCCCGGAGCGTTGACCGGTTTAGCGCAGACTGGCGTTGTATTTATTTTCCAGTTGACGGACGACCGCTTCGACAGCGGCATTGATTTCTTCGTCGTTAAGGGTGCGCGAGGGATGCTGAAAGGTCAAGCCCATGGCGACACTTTTTCTATTAAAATCAATGCCTTTGCCCTGATAGACGTCAAAAATGTTGAAGTCCGTCAAATATTCGCCGGCCGCTTCAACCGCGGTTTGGGCAAGTTCGCCCACCGGGGTTTCCGCATCCGCCAGTACCGCCAGATCGCGGCGCACTTCCGGGAACTTGGACAGCGGGGAGAAAGACGGGATCTTGGCCTCCCCCATTCCATCCAGGCTGAGCTCGAACAGGTAGGCGGACTTGGGCAGATCGTAGGCCTGCTGCAGCTGCGGATGCAGTGCACCAATGATGCCAACCGGTACGCCCTTGCGCAGTACCTGCGCGCACTGGCCGGGGTGCAGGGCGGGATGCTTCGCAGGGGTGAAGCTGAACTCGGCACCGGCGTCGTAGTGCGCCAGCAGCGCTTCCACATCGGCCTTGATGTCAAAGAAGTCCACCAGATCCTTGCCACCGGT
Encoded here:
- a CDS encoding MerR family transcriptional regulator — encoded protein: MLEASHNSELPVIPGKRYFTIGEVSELCAVKPHVLRYWEQEFPQLSPVKRRGNRRYYQHQDVILIRQIRALLYEEGYTIGGARLQMETGNSEKVQTVHLQQVIPQMIAELEGVLELLAADA
- the ihfA gene encoding integration host factor subunit alpha, which gives rise to MTEALTKAGLAEKLYEELGFNKREAKEIVEFFFEEIRNALENNEQVKLSGFGNFDLRDKSQRPGRNPKTGEEIPISARRVVTFKPGQKLKARVEEDAGSES